In one Brienomyrus brachyistius isolate T26 chromosome 7, BBRACH_0.4, whole genome shotgun sequence genomic region, the following are encoded:
- the rpl7a gene encoding 60S ribosomal protein L7a: protein MPKGKKAKGKKVAPAPSVAKKPEVKKVVNPLFEKRPKNFGIGQDIQPKRDLTRFVKWPRYIRLQRQRSILYKRLKVPPSINQFTQALDRQTATQLFKLAHKYRPETKQEKKRRLVARAEQKASGKGDAPTKRPPVLRAGVNTVTTLVESKKAQLVVIAHDVDPIELVVFLPALCRKMGVPYCIVKGKARLGRLVHRKTCTSVAFTQINPEDKGALAKLVEAIKTNYNDRYEEIRRHWGGGIMGPKSTARIAKLEKAKAKELATKLG, encoded by the exons CCGAAGGGGAAAAAGGCTAAGGGGAAGAAGGTGGCCCCGGCCCCCTCGGTggccaaaaagccagaagttAAGAAGGTGGTCAACCCCTTGTTTGAAAAGAGGCCCAAGAACTTTGGCATTG GTCAGGACATTCAACCCAAGCGTGACCTGACACGCTTCGTGAAATGGCCCCGTTACATTAGACTTCAGCGACAGCGTTCAATTTTGTACAAGCGTCTGAAGGTTCCACCTTCAATCAACCAATTCACTCAGGCCCTGGATCGCCAGACGG CGACACAACTTTTCAAGCTGGCCCATAAGTACAGGCCTGAAACCAAGCAGGAGAAGAAGCGTAGGCTGGTGGCCCGGGCTGAGCAGAAGGCTTCTGGAAAAGGAGATGCCCCAACTAAACGACCACCTGTTCTCCGTGCCG GTGTGAATACTGTTACCACTCTGGTGGAGAGCAAGAAGGCTCAGTTGGTTGTCATTGCCCATGACGTGGACCCCATTGAG CTGGTCGTCTTTCTTCCTGCACTATGCCGGAAGATGGGAGTCCCCTACTGTATAGTCAAGGGCAAGGCAAGGCTGGGTCGTTTGGTTCACAGGAAGACCTGCACTTCTGTGGCCTTTACACAGATCAATCC TGAGGACAAAGGAGCTCTTGCCAAGCTGGTTGAAGCCATcaagacaaactacaatgaTCGATACGAGGAG ATCCGTCGTCACTGGGGAGGTGGCATCATGGGCCCCAAGTCAACGGCTCGTATTGCCAAGCTGGAGAAGGCGAAGGCCAAGGAATTGGCCACAAAACTGGGCTAA
- the surf6 gene encoding surfeit locus protein 6, giving the protein MASLASKDVYFQKLASKVCVSQKHTPRERPFVPFCNGANAGPAKQAKQKSKQDRTRGKMCNTETEAKIKHKSTTQPKETEASSADQNVSKENINSKSAVRTEEVGDSRDFSAVDILRQKLHEKIEKCHGHDVGKTSSEAREKKQQRRKQERERKKRKRKEFRMKKLAEKMGKDVKIEDEGRSENSIIEISRAPEKDLTSLVYNKIDAGKEFMSKEQMKKEKKKSVKGNLTPLTGKNYKQLLNRVEARKAKLEELRGKDEAKAKEMEEKMKWTNVLYKAEGLKIKDNEDLLRASLKRKEKMRTQRKKRWEQRSTHVLEKMQHRQDKRRDNIQKRKHAKMERRKEKARKKGRVLPGDLEG; this is encoded by the exons ATGGCGAGTCTAGCTTCCAAGGACGTCTATTTTCAGAAATTGGCCAGTAAAGTTTGTGTTTCCCAGAAACACACACCACGGGAAAGGCCCTTCG TTCCATTTTGCAATGGAGCTAATGCAGGGCCAGCAAAGCAAGCGAAGCAGAAAAGCAAGCAAGACCGAACTAGAGGGAAAATGTGCAACACTGAGACGGAAGCAAAGATAAAACACAAGAGTACCACCCAGCCAAAAGAGACGGAAGCCTCTTCTGCAGATCAGAATGTATCAAAAGAGAATATCAATAGTAAATCAGCTGTCAGAACAG AGGAGGTAGGTGATTCCAGAGACTTTTCTGCCGTTGACATTTTGCGTCAGAAGCTACATGAGAAGATTGAAAAGTGTCATGGCCAT GATGTCGGTAAGACTTCATCCGAGGCTCGGGAGAAGAAGCAACAGCGACGCAAACAAGAAAGAGAACGTAAGAAGAGGAAAAGAAAAGAGTTCAGAATGAAGAAACTAGCAGAGAAAATGGGCAAGGATGTAAAAATAGAGGATGAAGGAAGATCTGAAAATTCTATCATAGAAATATCTAGGGCTCCTGAAAAAGACTTAACCAGCCTAGTATACAACAAGATAGACGCAGGCAAAGAGTTCATGAGTAAAGAACAAATGAAGAAAGAAAAGAAGAAGAGTGTGAAGGGCAATTTGACTCCTCTAACAGGCAAGAACTACAAGCAGCTTCTGAACCGTGTTGAGGCACGCAAAGCCAAACTGGAAGAGCTGAGAGGCAAGGATGAGGCCAaggcgaaagaaatggaggagaaGATGAAGTGGACCAACGTGCTGTACAAAGCAGAGGGCCTGAAGATTAAGGACAATGAGGACCTTCTGCGGGCTTCCCTGAAAAGGAAGGAGAAAATGCGTACCCAGAGGAAGAAACGCTGGGAGCAGCGCAGCACGCATGTTCTGGAGAAGATGCAGCATCGACAGGACAAGCGGCGCGACAACATCCAGAAGAGAAAGCATGCAAAGATGGAGAGGCGCAAGGAAAAGGCCCGCAAAAAGGGTCGTGTGCTGCCAGGGGACTTGGAGGGCTGA
- the LOC125746594 gene encoding surfeit locus protein 1: MSVTVKFMQRYSGNFFKVLRSNANLVHLSKRSLFGQRVHLKLLSRKNIYCVRQSNSSAAETEKIEDSFLKWFLLLIPVTTFGLGTWQVRRREWKLQLIEDLRRLTTAEPIDLPTDQIELSKLEYRRVKVRGCFDHSKELYIMPRSPVDPEREAREAGRLTSSGESGANVITPFHCTDLGITILVNRGYVPKKKVKPETRMKGQVEGEVDLVGVVRLTEQRKPFVPNNDIEGNRWHFRDLEAMTKVTGAEPIFIDAELASTIPGGPIGGQTRITLRNEHMQYIVTWYGLCLATSYMWYTKFIKRVPL, from the exons ATGAGTGTGACTGTGAAGTTTATGCAGAGGTATTCCGGTAACTTCTTCAAGGTTTTACGCAGCAAT GCCAACCTTGTTCATCTCAGCAAGAGGAGTCTTTTTGGGCAGAGGGTTCATTTGAAACTTTTAAGCA GGAAGAATATCTACTGCGTCCGACAGTCAAATTCTTCAGCAGCTGAGACAGAAAAAATAGAAGATTCGTTTCTGAAATGGTTTCTGTTGCTCATTCCTGTCACCACATTTGGCCTTGGGACTTGGCAG GTGAGACGTAGGGAATGGAAACTACAGTTGATTGAAGACCTGAGACGTCTGACCACCGCTGAGCCTATAGACCTGCCAACTGA TCAAATTGAACTGAGCAAACTAGAATACCGGCGTGTGAAAGTGCGTGGGTGCTTTGACCACTCGAAGGAGCTTTACATCATGCCAAGGTCGCCGGTCGACCCAGAACGTGAAGCCAGAGAAGCGGGGAGGCTCACATCCAGTGGAGAATCGGGCGCCAATGTCATCACTCCCTTCCACTGCACAGACCTGGG GATTACAATTCTGGTCAACAGAGGTTATGTTCCAAAGAAGAAGGTTAAACCAGAAACAAGAATGAAAGGACAG GTGGAAGGTGAAGTGGACTTGGTTGGGGTGGTCAGGTTAACAGAACAGCGCAAGCCTTTTGTGCCAAATAACGACATTGAGGGGAACCGATGGCACTTCCGGGACTTGGAAGCAATGACCAAGGTCACCGGAGCAGAACCCATTTTCATTGATGCTGAGCTTG CCAGCACAATTCCTGGAGGACCCATTGGGGGGCAGACACGCATCACCCTCAGAAACGAGCACATGCAGTACATAGTGACATG GTACGGCCTTTGTTTGGCCACTTCGTACATGTGGTACACCAAGTTCATCAAGCGGGTGCCTCTCTAA